The Flavobacteriales bacterium genome has a segment encoding these proteins:
- a CDS encoding DUF255 domain-containing protein — MHFKTLFILTLITVSTALSAWKPAETEPSDKINWVSLEEADKLRQQVPRKILIDVYTDWCGWCKRMDATTFSDPELVKYVNENYYAVKLDAEQKEPITIGGKTYEYIANGRRGYNEVASELLQGKMSYPTIVFLDEHMNMIQPLPGYRDAKEMQPILEYLATEAYKQTPWEEWLKKREG; from the coding sequence ATGCATTTCAAAACGCTCTTTATTCTAACGCTCATCACGGTTTCAACCGCGCTTTCTGCTTGGAAACCCGCTGAAACCGAACCATCCGACAAGATCAACTGGGTGAGCTTGGAAGAAGCCGACAAACTCCGCCAACAAGTGCCTCGCAAAATCCTTATTGATGTTTACACCGATTGGTGCGGCTGGTGCAAGCGTATGGATGCTACCACTTTCAGCGACCCTGAACTTGTGAAGTATGTGAACGAAAACTACTACGCGGTAAAGCTTGATGCCGAGCAGAAGGAACCGATTACGATTGGTGGAAAGACTTACGAGTACATTGCGAACGGAAGACGAGGCTACAACGAAGTGGCAAGTGAACTGCTACAAGGCAAAATGAGTTACCCGACCATCGTGTTTCTGGATGAACACATGAACATGATCCAACCACTTCCCGGCTATCGCGATGCCAAAGAGATGCAGCCCATTCTTGAATACTTGGCAACTGAAGCTTACAAGCAAACTCCTTGGGAAGAGTGGCTCAAGAAGCGTGAGGGTTGA
- the bioA gene encoding adenosylmethionine--8-amino-7-oxononanoate transaminase has translation MSWRENDRKAVWHPFTAVKEDTVNVPIVRGEGAWLIDADGKRYLDAISSWWVNLHGHSHPYIVKRVAEQVQQLEHVMFAGFTHEPAVELAFRLLEKMPEQFTKVFYSDNGSTAVEVALKMAFQYWFNKGTPRKKVIALEDAYHGDTFGAMAVGGRGVFSKPFDPFLFEVEFIPTPVSGKESEALDRLFQIIEKEEVASFIYEPLVQGTAGMQVYSPEVLDKMISMCREKGIIIIADEVMTGFGRTGSMFAMDQCQQKPDLIALSKGITGGFLPMGVTVCTEEMHNSFWTDDEAGTMKTFLHGHSYTANPLACAAACASLHLMEKDETWENVKRIEQQHSGFAKEAAELSGVAAVRHKGTILAIEYETGAQTGYFNSLRDRLYDFFLERGIVLRPLGNIIYIIPPYCITEEELNLVYQSIREFKA, from the coding sequence ATGAGTTGGAGAGAAAACGACCGAAAGGCAGTCTGGCACCCATTCACGGCCGTGAAGGAAGATACGGTCAACGTGCCGATTGTGCGTGGAGAAGGAGCATGGTTGATCGATGCAGATGGAAAACGCTATTTGGATGCGATTTCCAGTTGGTGGGTGAACTTGCATGGACATTCGCATCCTTACATTGTGAAGCGTGTTGCAGAACAGGTTCAGCAATTGGAACACGTGATGTTTGCGGGTTTTACACACGAACCAGCGGTTGAACTGGCTTTTCGCTTACTGGAGAAAATGCCAGAGCAATTCACGAAGGTTTTCTACTCTGATAATGGTTCAACGGCCGTGGAGGTCGCGTTGAAAATGGCGTTCCAATATTGGTTCAATAAAGGTACTCCACGGAAGAAAGTGATTGCGCTGGAAGATGCGTATCATGGAGATACATTCGGTGCTATGGCTGTTGGTGGAAGAGGCGTGTTTTCTAAGCCATTCGACCCGTTTTTGTTTGAGGTGGAATTCATTCCGACACCAGTTTCGGGAAAAGAAAGTGAGGCTTTAGATAGATTGTTTCAAATAATTGAAAAAGAAGAAGTTGCTTCTTTTATTTATGAGCCGTTGGTGCAAGGAACTGCAGGTATGCAGGTCTATTCTCCTGAGGTGTTGGACAAGATGATTTCCATGTGCCGAGAGAAGGGAATTATCATTATTGCTGATGAGGTAATGACAGGTTTTGGACGTACGGGTTCCATGTTCGCGATGGACCAGTGTCAACAGAAACCAGACCTGATCGCATTGAGCAAAGGCATTACGGGCGGTTTCCTTCCAATGGGCGTGACGGTCTGCACTGAGGAAATGCACAATTCGTTCTGGACCGATGATGAAGCAGGGACGATGAAAACCTTCTTGCATGGCCATTCCTACACGGCAAACCCGTTGGCTTGTGCTGCGGCATGCGCCAGTCTCCACCTGATGGAAAAGGATGAAACGTGGGAAAACGTCAAACGCATTGAACAGCAGCACTCAGGCTTTGCCAAGGAAGCCGCAGAATTGAGCGGTGTGGCAGCCGTTCGCCATAAAGGCACCATCTTGGCCATCGAATACGAAACAGGCGCTCAGACGGGCTATTTCAACTCGCTACGCGACCGTTTGTACGATTTCTTCTTGGAGCGCGGCATTGTTCTCCGTCCGTTGGGGAATATCATTTACATTATTCCTCCTTATTGCATTACAGAAGAGGAATTGAATTTGGTTTATCAGTCCATTCGAGAATTCAAAGCATGA
- a CDS encoding DUF1569 domain-containing protein, translated as MRTLLQPSDFESIVERVNSLDGSETRLWGTMSESQMLEHCRKQIEMAIGKIPTKPLFPRPLQWLTKITFGYYIPWPKNLITAPEMVARSEDKLEIELEKLLAVVSAFVEAEKLYPHPIFGNLTKEDWGLIIYKHLDHHLRQFGS; from the coding sequence ATGAGAACGCTACTTCAGCCAAGTGATTTTGAAAGTATTGTCGAGCGAGTGAACTCGTTGGATGGTTCGGAAACGCGACTTTGGGGAACGATGTCCGAAAGTCAGATGCTCGAGCATTGTCGCAAGCAGATTGAAATGGCAATCGGGAAAATTCCGACCAAACCACTTTTTCCGCGACCGCTGCAATGGTTGACCAAGATCACGTTCGGATACTACATTCCTTGGCCGAAGAACTTGATCACGGCACCAGAAATGGTGGCGAGAAGTGAAGACAAATTGGAGATTGAACTTGAGAAGTTGCTTGCAGTCGTTTCAGCTTTTGTTGAGGCTGAAAAGCTCTATCCACATCCGATTTTCGGAAACCTTACCAAAGAAGATTGGGGTTTGATCATTTACAAGCACCTCGACCATCACTTGCGGCAATTCGGTAGTTGA